The Acanthochromis polyacanthus isolate Apoly-LR-REF ecotype Palm Island chromosome 16, KAUST_Apoly_ChrSc, whole genome shotgun sequence genome segment atactgaaaataattcactgttGGCTTCCAAACGTGaactcatttgtttcattttcacttttaattttgTTCAGACAGAGCTTGAACACAGCAAACAGAGACAGCTGGGATACAGATGATCGACagagtgatttttatttatgttgacagttttttaaaaagaagaaaagacacaaggagAAAACAGAACATGCTGAGTGTACAGAAAATAGAGCTTCAACAtgtaacaattaaaaaaattaaatcatgtttttgtctttgttaggGAGAGAAATACAGTTTCATAAACTACATaaagtttttctgtattttacacACTCATGTAATGGTAAAGCAGTCACATAGATAAATGTGTTAAATCTGAGATTAAGAAAATCATGGTAGAAAAAGACATCAGAGCATTCAGTgatttacaaaaacacacacattgctgACAGAATGGCaggaacaaaagaaatgtttgtgATGGAAACCTGAACCAAACATCACTTTGGGAAGGCTCACAATAAAGAACTTATGAGGACAGTTCTGCTTCAGTATTTATTTCAgatatagttgtttttttcttctttcttctctcattaattatgtgatgatttatctgctgtcccTGAATATCAAACTGGATAAGAAGTagttcaaacctgcagcagctgcaacagtaacatgctgctgacacactgatgcttcaatATTAATTCAATATTAATTATGAAATTTATGataatatatcagtaaaaatctgtACTGTATATGCCATAGCAGTACTTTAACATTTTAACCATATTTTGctgcaaatatttatggacTTTTCCTTCAGTAAGATTTTCCAGGCAGTACTTCTACTTGTAATgaagtatttttacattgctattttgccatttttgctgAAGTAAATTATCAAACTTTTTCTGCCACCTCTATAGTTGTGTTCTACTGAGGCATTTAGGATTATCATGATCAGCATCAGTGACAACCTTAatgcagataaaaacaaagaaaagaacacacaaaGGCATCACAAATAGATCTGGAAGTTATAGATTAAACTTGAGACTGAAAATAAACTCGTGAAACATGAAGTGATGCagggttgtgtttttgtttagtttttttttaaacttaagaGGCACTTTGTGAATGATTCAAAATCGAGTTTTGTGacgtttaaaaaatgtgaaatatcatTTCTTTTGATAGATATGGCAGCTAACAATTCTCAGAGTTAAATGAATTAACTGTGAGCTTTTCAACTATATTTTGTCATCGTAGaaaatcatgtgattgtcagagATTGTACTTTTGAGGGGACTGCATTTTCACACACTGttactgtaatattttaataaactTATCAGATTTCAGTATCCAATAAATCCCTTTTTAAGCTGTCTTCTTACTTTCAGGGGTGTAGAATGTACCATTCCATGTATTAAACTCGATCCTGCTTAACACATTCTTAAGTGCCCGATCAGCATCTCTTTTGGCTCTCTCTCTGTTGTCAGCTGTACATTTGATAGATTTTGGTCGTGAAtcctgtttaattttattttcaattttcagtAAGTTGCTCAGACTCTCAGCTTCAGCACAGTTGCCATAGTCTGACTCATCTGTTTCATCTGTGTTCAAGCCAAACATGTTACCACATGATCTGCAAGGAGGCatttctcctccttttctgAGGTTAAAGGCCTGACACCTGACATAGTTAGGTATGTGGATGGTTCCATCAAAGTATTCCTTCTTGGACTTATTTGGATAGTAGGTCATCACTGCTCCAGCTACATAATCATCCCAGGCACCAAGGCATGAGGCAGCAATCATGATTTGCCCTGCATTACAACCAGAAGTGGACATGGAGACTCCATAGTACCTGActgaattgttggatttttttttagagatgCAGATGACAGTGGAAATTAAAttctttagatttttcttttcttttctagtTAAATCCTTTGATGGAACATCTTTCTCCAAATCAGTGATGAACTTCTGCAGTCTGCTTCTTAtttcctcttccttctcttgTCCAACTACGTGGACCATCTGAAAACAGTCACAAATAATGCCAAGCTGTGACTTTGTGTTCACAAATTACAATGATGCACTTTAAAAGTTTATACAACTTTACAACGAAGAATTTAATCACCTTCTGACAATCTATAACCTTACCATGTCAAGCACACATGAAAATGGACTCCTCCTGGGCAGTTGGCAGGAATAGAGTTCAAATGGCCGAGGGTAGCGAGATTTCAACGCCTCGAATAGGTCTGTATCGTTCAGAATACTTTCTGGGGTCATTCCTGGTTTTTGGATATTTCCCAAAAAGAAGATGCTGTGAAGaatctgtacacacacacacacacacacacacacacacacacacacacacacacgcacacacaaatatCACCACTTATGTTGTATCACATGTCCCATGCTGAATCATGACTCTATTCAACATACCTCATCCACTAACACTGAAGTATCTTCAGAAGTCTTCTGTTTAGCCTGGGGTTGTAGATCCGTCATTGTAGCAATGATTGATCGAGCTTTCTTTCTGAACCATTCTTGACTTTTCAGAATGTCTTCCCTAAAATAACGAACATCAGTTAAATTAACAAGACTAAACCTCACAATGCAGTGATGAATGGTAGTGTTTTAATACAATTGTTGACTTACATTCTCTTCTTTCTAGTAGCCTGATAAAAGTACAAATAACACAGCATATTATAAAATTATACAATTCTCTGACAACCAAAAATTAAATTAGCAATATAGATATATCATCAAGACGTTTctattatacacacacacacacacacacacacacacacacacacacacacacacacacacacatatatatatatatatacatatgtatcaCATGTCCCATGCTGAATCATGACTCTGTTCAACATACCTCATCCACTAACACTGAAGTATCTTCAGAAGTCTTCTTTTGAGCCTGGGGTTGCAGATCCGTCATTTTATCAATGATTACAAAAAGTACAAATAACACAACACATTATAAAATTATACAATTCTCTGACAACCAAAAATTAAATTAGCAATATAGATATATCATCAAGACCTtttttattacaca includes the following:
- the LOC127530335 gene encoding uncharacterized protein LOC127530335, which gives rise to MTDLQPQAKQKTSEDTSVLVDEILHSIFFLGNIQKPGMTPESILNDTDLFEALKSRYPRPFELYSCQLPRRSPFSCVLDMMVHVVGQEKEEEIRSRLQKFITDLEKDVPSKDLTRKEKKNLKNLISTVICISKKKSNNSVRYYGVSMSTSGCNAGQIMIAASCLGAWDDYVAGAVMTYYPNKSKKEYFDGTIHIPNYVRCQAFNLRKGGEMPPCRSCGNMFGLNTDETDESDYGNCAEAESLSNLLKIENKIKQDSRPKSIKCTADNRERAKRDADRALKNVLSRIEFNTWNGTFYTPESKKTA